One genomic segment of Rhabdothermincola salaria includes these proteins:
- a CDS encoding Eco57I restriction-modification methylase domain-containing protein, which translates to MSFDSIVNRAEFFSDHYLDARLASDLEDLRKGWDVAEGRGRPTARTGLRSLHRAFFDARAAVTEASTAAYPNAVRTLNDVVLTALGFSPERADATFERNTGTDELVVPIAARVDTATGPLLVAVDAGAASEVDELFDTDAREEGRPPGCLLEPLRRDGDKVKVTSVADVPGELFSVDDPPRFVLLCGGSSLLLAERSKWAEGRFLAVQFDAALERSDTKAKGELETIAALFSADALVPDHLAGEEDGSTSFFDEVDDKQNRHAVGVSKELREGMRRSVEVLANEVIAQRLAKNLAVYSGENKVDPSALTRQCLRYLYRLIVLLYAESRPELGVLPTNDDAYLAGYSLDRLRELVLVELDDEHARTGTHLDESLRVLFGLVNDGYHAEVAEQMLVFEPEAPGATRSAEDYLQFPGLDATIFDPGSTPLLDSVPLRNEALQRVLALLMLNREGKKKTDQRGFISYAQLGINQLGAVYEGLMAYTGFFAQRDQDLYEVAKGGDPSGGTWMVPVSDADDFPDEVFVRETDPLSGRTERVRHPGGSYVYRLAGRDRQRSASYYTPEVLTSCVVRHALAELLGTDDHARVPGGSAGVTEARQILDLTICEPALGSGAFLNEAINQLSAEYLKRRQAELGETLDAERYQRELQKVKAHFALHQSYGVDLNTTAVELAEVSLWLNCMYPGLKAPWFGLRLRRGNSLVGCRRATWNAGRLKDKLWAKDKAAEAVPPTDRPLSETLEPDEIHHFLLPGHGWGAVAGRKEAKELAPDQAKALAEWRKTILKAPSAKDADRLTALAAGVERLWEEATDLLDRLNQRMRRPLGLYGTDGDGGAPADDRRAAEKILNNPESALGRLRLVMDAWVGLWFWTLDGEVKLPTWNEWLTTLERIIGPKPTEPTGQLDLFADLEAIQAAEKLRAAGRESLLAALDELSWLRRSTDLARKEGAWHWELEYAPLFRAGGFSLQVGNPPWVRPRWLDDTVLAEWEPWWGIVEKAPERERKARRRAGLETLERKSTYLAEVASHEGLVQSIGSIQLRPVLAGVQTNLYMVFMDTVWRHAGALGAIGLAQPIRHLVDPKAGQLRELAYRRFCRHFLFLNALLLFEEVDFWVEYAVAIYGPAGEVSFQQIAGLVHPIQVDGSFDHDGSGPAPGVQLPAGGWDLRVHRSRIVRIDIEVLSDWAQLFDEPGTAPSQARLMRPVSSQDLGALSALASQPVRLNDHGYFWSAGWHEKGAKEDGSILWDTEVPGTWDDVILQGPHFTVATPFAKQPNEGCRHNQDYEEWDLVGLLADVVPRTNYQRRTDRDTFLSRYTHWDGRPSSSYVRMIYRSMTQPGLERSLHPALIMPGPTHVNACHTIAMQDASRTVLLAGLWSSIPYDYLVKQVGKSNIQDTTVTRSVFPLYTPFAEPILIRTARLNCLTSTYAPLWEDLHSPTWLNDRWTDPLLRRVLLGVGQTAWTMDTPLRGDFERRLALVEIDALAALMLGLTAEQLCAMYRTQFAVLRKYEYAMAFDSEGRKICAHHQSAGYRQAQLQQEAKDKRRGPEWKSVWKMFEQWEEDPDSVDWEGQYTPPFTRPDREAEMTRAYVEFQRRLDAGEYG; encoded by the coding sequence ATGAGTTTCGACAGCATCGTCAACCGGGCCGAATTCTTCTCCGACCACTACCTCGATGCGCGCTTGGCCAGCGACCTCGAGGACCTAAGGAAGGGGTGGGACGTAGCAGAGGGGCGCGGCCGCCCCACCGCTCGGACCGGCTTGCGGTCGTTACACCGGGCGTTCTTCGACGCCCGAGCGGCGGTGACCGAGGCCAGCACGGCTGCGTACCCCAATGCCGTGCGCACGCTCAACGATGTCGTGCTCACCGCTCTCGGGTTCTCCCCTGAGCGCGCCGACGCCACCTTTGAACGCAACACTGGCACTGACGAACTCGTCGTGCCTATCGCCGCCCGCGTCGACACCGCCACCGGGCCGCTGTTGGTGGCCGTCGACGCCGGTGCCGCATCGGAAGTCGACGAGCTGTTCGACACGGACGCCCGCGAGGAGGGGCGGCCCCCTGGCTGTCTCCTCGAGCCGCTGCGCCGTGACGGCGACAAGGTGAAGGTCACGTCGGTGGCCGACGTGCCCGGCGAGTTGTTCTCGGTCGACGACCCGCCTCGGTTCGTGCTCCTGTGCGGCGGTTCGTCGCTGCTGCTGGCCGAGCGGTCGAAGTGGGCCGAAGGTCGCTTCCTCGCAGTCCAGTTCGACGCCGCATTGGAGCGATCCGATACCAAGGCCAAGGGCGAGCTCGAGACCATCGCCGCCCTCTTCTCCGCAGATGCTCTCGTGCCCGATCATCTCGCCGGCGAGGAGGATGGCTCCACGTCATTCTTCGACGAGGTCGACGACAAGCAGAACCGCCACGCCGTCGGCGTGTCCAAGGAACTGCGCGAGGGCATGCGCCGCTCGGTCGAGGTGCTGGCCAACGAGGTCATCGCCCAGCGGCTGGCCAAGAATCTCGCCGTTTACTCGGGCGAGAACAAGGTCGATCCCTCCGCCCTCACCCGCCAGTGTCTGCGCTACCTCTACCGCCTGATCGTGCTGCTCTACGCCGAATCGCGGCCCGAGCTGGGTGTGCTGCCCACCAACGACGACGCCTACCTGGCCGGCTACAGCCTCGACCGGCTGCGCGAGCTGGTCTTGGTGGAGCTTGACGACGAACACGCCCGCACCGGCACCCACCTCGACGAATCGCTGCGGGTGCTGTTCGGACTGGTGAACGACGGCTACCACGCCGAGGTCGCTGAGCAGATGCTGGTGTTCGAGCCCGAAGCCCCGGGCGCCACCCGCTCGGCCGAGGACTACTTGCAGTTCCCCGGCCTCGACGCCACCATCTTCGACCCCGGCTCCACGCCGCTGCTCGACTCGGTGCCGCTGCGCAACGAGGCCCTCCAGCGGGTCCTGGCTCTGCTCATGCTCAACCGGGAGGGCAAGAAGAAGACCGACCAACGCGGCTTCATCTCCTACGCCCAGCTCGGTATCAACCAGCTCGGCGCGGTGTACGAGGGGCTCATGGCCTACACGGGCTTCTTCGCCCAGCGCGACCAGGACCTTTACGAGGTGGCCAAGGGCGGCGACCCTTCCGGCGGAACCTGGATGGTGCCGGTCAGCGACGCCGACGATTTCCCCGACGAGGTGTTCGTCCGCGAGACCGACCCACTGAGCGGACGCACCGAACGGGTGCGTCACCCCGGCGGCAGCTATGTCTACCGCCTGGCCGGCCGCGACCGGCAACGCTCGGCCAGCTACTACACGCCCGAGGTTCTCACCTCGTGCGTGGTGCGCCACGCCCTGGCCGAGCTGCTCGGCACCGACGACCACGCCCGCGTCCCCGGCGGGTCGGCCGGCGTCACTGAGGCCCGCCAGATCCTCGACCTCACCATCTGCGAGCCGGCGCTCGGCTCGGGAGCGTTCCTCAACGAGGCCATCAACCAGCTCTCGGCCGAGTACCTCAAACGCCGCCAGGCCGAGCTCGGCGAGACCCTCGACGCCGAGCGCTACCAGCGCGAGCTTCAGAAGGTGAAGGCCCACTTCGCCCTCCACCAGAGCTACGGGGTCGACCTCAACACCACCGCCGTGGAGCTGGCCGAGGTCAGCCTCTGGCTCAACTGCATGTATCCCGGCCTCAAGGCCCCTTGGTTCGGTCTCCGCCTCCGCCGCGGCAACAGCCTCGTCGGCTGCCGACGGGCCACGTGGAACGCCGGTCGTCTGAAGGACAAACTCTGGGCCAAGGACAAGGCCGCCGAGGCCGTGCCGCCCACCGATCGGCCGCTCTCCGAGACGCTCGAGCCCGATGAGATCCATCACTTCCTCCTTCCGGGCCACGGCTGGGGTGCCGTCGCCGGCCGCAAAGAAGCCAAGGAGCTCGCCCCCGACCAGGCCAAGGCGCTGGCGGAGTGGCGCAAGACGATCCTCAAGGCGCCGAGCGCCAAGGACGCCGATCGCCTCACCGCCCTCGCCGCCGGAGTAGAGCGCCTGTGGGAGGAGGCGACCGACCTCCTCGACCGCCTCAACCAACGCATGCGCCGGCCGCTCGGCCTCTACGGCACCGACGGCGATGGTGGAGCGCCGGCAGACGATCGCCGAGCCGCCGAAAAGATCCTGAACAACCCCGAGTCCGCTCTGGGGCGGCTTCGGCTGGTGATGGACGCATGGGTCGGCCTGTGGTTCTGGACGCTCGACGGCGAGGTGAAGCTTCCGACGTGGAACGAGTGGCTGACGACCCTGGAACGGATCATCGGTCCCAAGCCGACGGAACCGACCGGGCAGCTCGATCTGTTTGCCGACCTGGAGGCGATTCAGGCGGCTGAGAAGTTGCGAGCAGCGGGTCGCGAATCCCTCTTGGCGGCCTTGGATGAACTTTCCTGGCTCCGTCGGTCGACCGACCTCGCCCGCAAGGAAGGAGCGTGGCACTGGGAGCTTGAGTACGCGCCCCTGTTCCGCGCAGGCGGATTCAGCCTTCAAGTGGGAAACCCACCATGGGTGCGACCGAGATGGCTAGATGACACCGTTCTCGCTGAGTGGGAACCATGGTGGGGGATAGTGGAAAAGGCGCCCGAGCGAGAGCGCAAAGCACGGCGGCGGGCGGGTCTAGAGACCCTCGAACGCAAGTCGACCTATCTGGCGGAGGTTGCGTCACATGAAGGGCTCGTCCAGTCGATAGGGTCGATTCAGCTCCGCCCAGTCCTCGCTGGTGTCCAAACCAACCTCTACATGGTCTTCATGGACACCGTCTGGCGTCATGCGGGTGCTCTGGGGGCCATAGGTCTGGCCCAGCCAATTCGCCATCTGGTCGATCCGAAGGCCGGGCAACTCCGCGAGCTCGCTTACAGACGGTTTTGTCGGCACTTTTTGTTCCTTAACGCACTTCTACTTTTTGAGGAAGTTGACTTCTGGGTAGAGTATGCCGTCGCCATATATGGGCCGGCTGGCGAAGTGTCATTCCAACAGATTGCGGGCCTCGTCCACCCCATCCAGGTCGACGGTTCCTTCGACCACGACGGATCGGGCCCCGCCCCTGGGGTGCAACTGCCCGCCGGCGGGTGGGATCTTCGAGTTCATCGAAGTCGAATTGTACGGATTGACATCGAGGTTCTGTCGGATTGGGCTCAGCTCTTCGACGAGCCTGGCACGGCCCCGAGCCAAGCCCGACTGATGCGCCCCGTCAGCAGCCAAGACCTTGGAGCTCTATCAGCCCTCGCGAGTCAACCTGTAAGGCTCAACGATCACGGGTACTTTTGGAGTGCCGGCTGGCATGAGAAAGGGGCAAAGGAAGACGGTTCTATCTTGTGGGATACGGAAGTGCCGGGTACATGGGATGATGTAATTCTCCAGGGACCTCATTTCACTGTTGCGACGCCCTTTGCGAAACAACCCAACGAAGGATGTCGACACAACCAAGACTACGAGGAGTGGGATCTCGTTGGCTTGTTGGCCGACGTGGTCCCACGGACGAACTACCAACGTCGAACCGACCGGGATACCTTCTTGAGTCGCTACACGCACTGGGATGGACGTCCTTCTTCGTCGTACGTCCGAATGATTTACCGCTCAATGACTCAGCCTGGGCTGGAGCGGTCGTTGCATCCGGCCTTGATCATGCCAGGACCGACTCACGTCAATGCATGTCACACAATCGCGATGCAGGATGCATCTAGGACGGTGCTCCTAGCGGGACTCTGGTCGTCCATTCCATACGACTATCTGGTTAAGCAAGTAGGAAAGTCCAATATCCAGGACACAACCGTCACCCGCTCTGTGTTTCCTCTCTACACGCCATTCGCCGAGCCGATCCTCATTCGAACTGCTCGACTGAACTGCCTGACCTCTACCTATGCTCCCCTTTGGGAAGACCTTCACTCTCCGACCTGGCTCAACGACCGCTGGACGGACCCGCTCCTACGTCGGGTCCTGCTTGGTGTAGGGCAGACCGCTTGGACAATGGACACGCCGTTACGCGGCGACTTCGAGCGCCGGCTCGCACTCGTCGAGATCGATGCTCTCGCAGCGCTCATGCTTGGCCTCACAGCTGAGCAGCTTTGTGCGATGTACCGGACGCAGTTCGCGGTTTTGCGCAAGTACGAGTACGCCATGGCGTTCGACTCTGAGGGGCGCAAGATCTGCGCTCACCACCAGTCGGCCGGCTATCGCCAAGCTCAGCTCCAGCAGGAGGCGAAGGACAAGAGGCGGGGGCCGGAGTGGAAGAGCGTGTGGAAGATGTTCGAGCAGTGGGAGGAGGACCCGGACTCGGTGGACTGGGAGGGCCAGTACACGCCGCCTTTCACCCGGCCCGATCGTGAGGCGGAGATGACCCGTGCCTACGTCGAGTTCCAGCGTCGCCTCGACGCGGGGGAGTACGGATGA
- a CDS encoding DEAD/DEAH box helicase, protein MPTRTADDLLPHIASGAQVLVRDEEWLVRAVQHTPSDGLMVRCIGTSSFVRDAEATFFTKLDSVEPLRPEETRLVDDDSPNFRRSRLYLEAILRKTPVPSSDTELAVASRQLLDRLEYQRRAVHKALDNLQPRVLIADAVGLGKTLEVGLLLSELIRRGRGERILVVTPRHILEQFQHELWTRFAIPLVRLDSEGIQRVRRKIPANRNPFAHYRRAIISIDTLKNAGRYRHHLEGIHWDAVVIDECHNLVNRGTLNNQLARVLAPRTEALILTSATPHNGDPESFAELIRLLDPTAIVDPKNIQPGDIEHLYIRRHKAHEEVSAEVGHQWADRLPPRPIPVTPDRAESAMFAELSDTWIHPDGPAPVTGKGSSLFPWTLFKAALSSHKALAETIRNRRRNLHNSNGELKDPARKAEDDALTRLGELAEAVDDTGAAKLQSLVEQLKAIDIGPRSDIRVVIFSERIATLDWLHAMLPELLGLDADKHVRVLHGGLADVKQMDVIEEFGLGDSKVRMLLTGDMASEGVNLHRQCHHLIHFDLPWSLITIEQRNGRIDRYGQEHPPDIRALVVTPDHPRLVGDVRVLSRLLHREDEAHRAFGESGSLLGLHAPDAEEEAIMQALKDGVDADDVIPIKPEKPFDLLTLMSGGTGLDPVAERNPPSLFASDHEFVTEAMASAFADPGTLELRGDSTDPSFLSLTPPKDLVRRLSALPQTYLSEQKVVDRLKVTADHHTANTQLDRARQSEDSQWPEVGFLSPLHPLVDWLVDKVLVGIGRNQAPIIAADVGTPTFCVQGVWSNGRGRPQLVDWLAIGLGTGGDHRIDDLFDVLDAAGVGPRMANPGLASDPLLLQHALPGVVEAARAELDRRRSEHDDRVDELLTGPRDRLEAWVGRSHQLALELEIERRRTEKQRQIDDVEASTARLIESLRTTGSPLVRVLAVLVPKDVRV, encoded by the coding sequence ATGCCCACCCGGACCGCTGACGACCTCTTGCCGCACATCGCCAGTGGCGCTCAGGTGCTGGTACGTGATGAGGAGTGGCTGGTCCGCGCCGTGCAACACACCCCGTCGGATGGGCTCATGGTCCGGTGCATCGGGACGTCGTCGTTCGTGCGCGACGCCGAGGCGACGTTCTTCACCAAGCTCGACAGCGTTGAGCCGCTGCGCCCTGAAGAGACGCGTCTGGTCGACGACGATTCCCCCAACTTCCGGCGCAGTCGTCTCTATCTCGAGGCCATCCTGCGCAAGACCCCGGTGCCGTCGAGCGACACCGAACTGGCCGTCGCCAGCCGCCAGCTCCTTGACCGCCTCGAGTACCAACGGCGAGCGGTCCACAAGGCGCTCGACAACCTGCAACCCAGGGTGCTCATCGCCGACGCCGTTGGTCTGGGCAAGACGCTCGAGGTCGGGCTGCTGTTGTCCGAGCTCATCCGGCGGGGGAGGGGCGAGCGCATCCTGGTGGTCACGCCGCGCCACATTCTCGAGCAGTTCCAGCACGAGCTGTGGACCCGCTTCGCCATCCCGCTCGTGCGCCTCGACTCCGAGGGCATCCAGCGGGTGCGACGCAAGATCCCCGCCAACCGGAACCCATTCGCTCACTACCGCCGGGCGATCATCTCGATCGACACTCTCAAGAACGCCGGCCGCTACCGCCACCACCTCGAGGGCATCCACTGGGACGCCGTCGTGATCGACGAGTGCCACAACCTCGTGAACCGGGGCACCCTCAACAACCAGCTCGCCCGGGTGCTCGCTCCTCGCACCGAGGCGCTCATCCTCACGTCGGCCACACCCCACAACGGCGACCCCGAGAGCTTCGCCGAGCTCATCCGTCTTCTCGACCCCACCGCGATCGTGGATCCCAAGAACATCCAGCCCGGTGACATCGAGCACCTCTACATCCGCCGCCACAAGGCTCACGAGGAGGTTTCGGCCGAGGTCGGCCACCAGTGGGCCGACCGCCTCCCGCCCCGCCCCATCCCGGTTACGCCCGACCGGGCCGAGTCAGCCATGTTCGCCGAGCTGTCCGACACCTGGATCCATCCCGACGGCCCGGCGCCGGTCACGGGCAAGGGCTCGAGCCTCTTTCCCTGGACGCTCTTCAAGGCCGCCCTGTCGTCGCACAAGGCACTGGCCGAGACCATCCGCAACCGGCGCCGCAACCTGCACAACAGCAACGGGGAGCTGAAGGACCCGGCGAGGAAGGCCGAGGACGACGCCCTGACCCGCCTGGGCGAGCTGGCCGAAGCGGTCGACGACACCGGGGCGGCAAAGCTTCAGTCGCTCGTCGAGCAACTGAAGGCGATCGACATCGGTCCCCGCTCAGACATCCGCGTGGTCATCTTCTCCGAACGCATCGCCACCCTCGACTGGCTCCACGCCATGCTCCCGGAGCTGCTCGGCCTCGACGCGGACAAGCACGTCCGAGTCCTGCACGGCGGGCTCGCCGACGTGAAGCAGATGGACGTCATCGAGGAGTTCGGACTCGGCGACTCCAAGGTCCGCATGCTGCTCACCGGCGATATGGCTTCGGAGGGCGTGAACCTCCACCGCCAGTGCCACCACCTCATCCACTTCGACCTGCCGTGGTCGCTCATCACCATCGAGCAGCGCAACGGCCGCATCGACCGCTATGGCCAGGAGCATCCGCCCGACATTCGAGCCCTCGTGGTCACCCCCGACCACCCCCGCCTCGTCGGCGACGTCCGGGTCCTCTCTCGCCTTCTCCATCGCGAGGACGAGGCCCACCGGGCCTTCGGCGAGTCCGGGTCGCTGCTCGGCCTTCACGCCCCCGATGCCGAGGAAGAGGCGATCATGCAGGCGCTCAAGGATGGCGTCGACGCAGACGACGTGATCCCCATCAAGCCAGAGAAGCCGTTCGACCTGCTCACCCTTATGAGTGGCGGCACCGGCCTTGATCCAGTGGCGGAACGCAACCCACCGTCGCTCTTCGCCTCCGACCACGAGTTCGTCACCGAGGCCATGGCATCGGCCTTCGCCGACCCCGGCACCCTCGAGCTGCGGGGCGATAGCACCGACCCCTCGTTCCTCTCCCTCACCCCACCGAAGGACCTCGTCCGCCGCCTCTCGGCGTTGCCTCAGACCTACCTCTCCGAGCAGAAGGTCGTCGACCGCCTGAAGGTCACCGCCGACCACCACACCGCCAACACCCAGCTCGACCGCGCCCGGCAGTCCGAGGACTCGCAGTGGCCCGAGGTCGGGTTCCTCTCGCCGCTGCACCCGCTAGTCGACTGGCTCGTCGACAAGGTGCTGGTCGGCATCGGTCGCAATCAGGCGCCGATCATCGCCGCCGACGTCGGCACCCCGACGTTCTGCGTCCAGGGCGTGTGGTCGAACGGCCGGGGGCGACCCCAGCTCGTGGACTGGCTGGCGATCGGCCTCGGCACCGGTGGCGACCATCGAATCGACGACCTGTTTGACGTGCTCGATGCGGCCGGCGTCGGCCCCCGTATGGCCAACCCTGGCCTGGCCTCCGACCCGCTGCTCCTTCAGCATGCCCTCCCCGGTGTGGTCGAGGCCGCCCGCGCCGAGCTGGATCGCCGCCGGTCTGAGCACGACGATCGGGTGGACGAGCTGCTCACCGGCCCTCGCGATCGACTCGAGGCCTGGGTGGGTCGCTCCCACCAGCTCGCCCTCGAGCTCGAGATCGAGCGCCGCCGAACCGAGAAGCAGCGCCAGATCGACGACGTCGAGGCCTCGACCGCCCGGCTCATCGAGTCACTGCGCACCACCGGCTCACCGTTGGTGCGGGTCCTCGCAGTGTTGGTGCCGAAGGACGTACGGGTATGA